The sequence ACCAGTTGAAAGGCCATATGACCTGGGCTAGCCTCGACAGCGGGTACCGGATTCCTATGTTGAGGTCATCGACCAGGAATCGTGATCGGACGGGGAGAAGAGAGCCGTGGTAGTTAGAAGCAGGAGAGAATTCCTGAAAGCTTCCCTGCAGGTCGGTGGAGGTCTGGCCGTCTTCGGATTAGCGGCCTGTGGCGACGACGAGCCGGCTGCCACCACATCCCCACCAACGACGGCGGCGGCGACGACAGCCGCTCCGACCACTATGGGCAAGGAACCCGTCACTATCACGATCCTCACCGCCGACCAGTCGGCCGTCCAGTTCTTCACGGACATCGGCCCGGCCTTCGCCGCCATGCACCCGAACTACGACATCACGTTCGACATCCCGGCCGAGCAACCGGCGGAGGTGCGGCAGCGGGTTCTCGACCAGTTGGCAGCCGGTGAGAAGATCGCCGACAGCACCGACCTCGACAGCGAGGACACGTGGAATTCGGCTCTGGCCGCCGGTCTCCACGAGTCGGGTCTCTACGACTTCACTGACGCCGCCCAACCCTGGGTCGACCAGATAGCCGGTGGTATGCGCGAGGGCAAGTTCAAGGGCCGGTATTACGGCATTCCGGGACTCCTCTCGGCGGTCACCTACTACTACCGCGCCGACCTCTTCGAGCAGGCCGGTATCAGTGCCGACTTCGCGACCTGGGACGACTTCATCGAGGGCGGGAAGAAGCTCAAGGCCGCGACCGGCGCCAACATCATGATCATCGAGGACAGCACGTCGAGGCACTTCAACTACATGATGCCCCATGCCGGCGGGAACGTCTTCGACGAGGAAGGGGCCGTCAATCTCGATGCTGACGAGAATCTGGAGGCTCTCGAGACCCTCGTCCGGATGGTTCGTGAGGACATCGCCTTCACGACCAGCGAGTTCTACGGCGCCGGGACCTTCGAGGCCTACCGCGATGACACCATCGGCGGCGCGTACATGCCCAACTGGTACGGCGATCTGCTGCTGCCCCCGAACCTCCCGGAGCACCAGGGCAGGTTCAAGATGGCGCCTCCTCCGAAGTTCGAGGCCGGTTACACGAGCGCGCGGGGTGGAGCTCCCATCTACCCGGTACTGGCCGGACCGCACCAGGAGTTGGTGTTCGACTTCCTCGCCTTCGGGTTCCTGTCGGTGGAGAACAACGTCAAGAGGTTCGAGGACTTCGCGACACCTCCCATGAACCTGGCGGCCTACGAGGACCCGGCTCTGGCCGAAGCCGTACATCCGTACCTGGAGCAGCCCGTGGCCCCGGTCTACACGGCGATGATCGAGAACTTCGCCACCGTCAACACCCATCCGCTCCTCATCCGGGCCTTGGACCATCTCACCACCAACACGGTGCCGCCTGTGCTGGCGGGGGACAAGGAACCGGCAGCCGCCCTCAAGGAGGCCGCGGACGCCATCAGGGCGATGGCAGGTGAGTAATAGACAAGACAACGCAGTCCGGATCACAGATAAAGGCGCACACCACAACTTGCTCCGGTGATGAAGTGGTGGGCTGGGTTGCCGCCGGTTCATAGACAACAAACGTTGCCCTGTGGCGGCCAGCCCTTCATCGCCGAGCGCTGAGAACGGAGCCTGCCCTGAGCGTGGAATCCCGATCTGACCCACCAGGTGCACACTCGGGGCATATCGTGCGAGGATCGCGTGAGTCGCGAATCGCTCCCTACCTGTTCCTTTCGCCCTTCCTGATCCTTTTCAGCATCTTCACGATCTACCCGGCCGCGCTGGGGATCTACCTGAGCCTCACCAAATGGACCGGCGCCGTCGGCCAGGAGCCCGAGCTGATCGGCCTGTCCAACTACCGGCGAATGCTCAAGGACCCTT is a genomic window of bacterium containing:
- a CDS encoding extracellular solute-binding protein, with the translated sequence MVVRSRREFLKASLQVGGGLAVFGLAACGDDEPAATTSPPTTAAATTAAPTTMGKEPVTITILTADQSAVQFFTDIGPAFAAMHPNYDITFDIPAEQPAEVRQRVLDQLAAGEKIADSTDLDSEDTWNSALAAGLHESGLYDFTDAAQPWVDQIAGGMREGKFKGRYYGIPGLLSAVTYYYRADLFEQAGISADFATWDDFIEGGKKLKAATGANIMIIEDSTSRHFNYMMPHAGGNVFDEEGAVNLDADENLEALETLVRMVREDIAFTTSEFYGAGTFEAYRDDTIGGAYMPNWYGDLLLPPNLPEHQGRFKMAPPPKFEAGYTSARGGAPIYPVLAGPHQELVFDFLAFGFLSVENNVKRFEDFATPPMNLAAYEDPALAEAVHPYLEQPVAPVYTAMIENFATVNTHPLLIRALDHLTTNTVPPVLAGDKEPAAALKEAADAIRAMAGE